From Pseudochaenichthys georgianus unplaced genomic scaffold, fPseGeo1.2 scaffold_449_arrow_ctg1, whole genome shotgun sequence, a single genomic window includes:
- the LOC117442651 gene encoding gamma-crystallin M2-like, which yields MSNTGMNMRGKITFYEEKNFQGRSYECMNDCSDMSSSLSRSQSCRVESGCFMVYDRSNYMGNQYFMKRGEYSDCMSMMGMRDCIKSCRMIPMHRGQFRMKIYENENFGGQSHEMMEDCDNVMDRYRMNECQSCNVMDGHWLMYEQPQFRGKMMYMRPGEYRNFMDMGMSGQRFMSMRRITDSC from the exons ATGAGCAACACCGGCATGAACATGAGGGGCAAG ATCACCTTCTACGAGGAGAAGAACTTCCAGGGTCGTTCTTATGAGTGCATGAATGACTGCTCTGACATGTCCTCCTCCCTGAGCAGGAGCCAGTCCTGCAGGGTGGAGAGCGGCTGCTTCATGGTCTACGATCGTTCCAACTACATGGGAAACCAGTACTTCATGAAGAGGGGCGAGTACTCCGACTGCATGAGCATGATGGGAATGAGGGACTGCATCAAGTCTTGCCGTATGATCCCCATG CACAGAGGCCAGTTCAGGATGAAGATCTATGAGAACGAGAACTTCGGTGGTCAGAGTCACGAGATGATGGAGGACTGTGACAACGTCATGGACCGTTACCGCATGAACGAGTGCCAGTCCTGCAACGTGATGGACGGTCACTGGCTGATGTACGAGCAGCCCCAGTTCAGAGGCAAGATGATGTACATGAGGCCCGGAGAGTACAGGAACTTCATGGACATGGGCATGAGCGGCCAGAGGTTCATGAGCATGAGGCGTATCACCGATTCCTGCTAA
- the LOC117442640 gene encoding gamma-crystallin M2-like, with protein MSNTSMNMRGKITFYEEKNFQGRSYECMNDCSDMSSSLSRCQSCRVESGCFMVYDRNNYMGNQYFMRRGEYSDCMSMMGMRDCIKSCRMIPMHRGQFRMKIYENENFGGQSHEMMEDCDNIMDRYSMNECQSCNVMDGHWLMYEQPQFRGKMMYMRPGEYRNFRDMGMSGQRFMSMRRITDSC; from the exons ATGAGCAACACCAGCATGAACATGAGGGGCAAG ATCACCTTCTACGAGGAGAAGAACTTCCAGGGTCGTTCTTATGAGTGCATGAATGACTGCTCTGACATGTCCTCCTCCCTGAGCAGGTGCCAGTCCTGCAGGGTGGAGAGCGGCTGCTTCATGGTGTACGACCGTAACAACTACATGGGAAACCAGTACTTCATGAGGAGGGGCGAGTACTCCGACTGCATGAGCATGATGGGAATGAGGGACTGCATCAAGTCTTGCCGTATGATCCCCATG CACAGAGGCCAGTTCAGGATGAAGATCTATGAGAACGAGAACTTCGGTGGTCAGAGTCACGAGATGATGGAGGACTGTGACAACATCATGGACCGTTACAGCATGAACGAGTGCCAGTCCTGTAACGTGATGGACGGTCACTGGCTGATGTACGAGCAGCCCCAGTTCAGAGGCAAGATGATGTACATGAGGCCCGGAGAGTACAGGAACTTCAGAGACATGGGCATGAGCGGCCAGAGGTTCATGAGCATGAGGCGTATCACCGATTCCTGCTAA
- the LOC117442647 gene encoding gamma-crystallin M2-like, which produces MSNTGMNMRGKITFYEEKNFQGRSYECMNDCSDMSSSLSRSQSCRVESGCFMVYDRSNYMGNQYFMRRGEYSDCMSMMGMRDCIKSCRMIPMHRGQFRMKIYEKENFGGQSHEMMEDCDNIMDCYRMNECQSCNVMDGHWLMYEQPQFRGKMMYMRPGEYRNFRDMGMSGQRFMSMRRITDSC; this is translated from the exons ATGAGCAACACCGGCATGAACATGAGGGGCAAG ATCACCTTCTACGAGGAGAAGAACTTCCAGGGTCGTTCTTATGAGTGCATGAATGACTGCTCTGACATGTCCTCCTCCCTGAGCAGGAGCCAGTCCTGCAGGGTGGAGAGCGGCTGCTTCATGGTCTACGATCGTTCCAACTACATGGGAAACCAGTACTTCATGAGGAGGGGCGAGTATTCCGACTGCATGAGCATGATGGGAATGAGGGACTGCATCAAGTCTTGCCGTATGATCCCCATG CACAGAGGCCAGTTCAGGATGAAGATCTATGAGAAGGAGAACTTCGGTGGTCAGAGTCACGAGATGATGGAGGACTGTGACAACATCATGGACTGTTACCGCATGAACGAGTGCCAGTCCTGCAACGTGATGGACGGTCACTGGCTGATGTACGAGCAGCCCCAGTTCAGAGGCAAGATGATGTACATGAGGCCCGGAGAGTACAGGAACTTCAGAGACATGGGCATGAGCGGCCAGAGGTTCATGAGCATGAGGCGTATCACCGATTCCTGCTAA